The sequence attattacttgtgaaaatctattagttgcaatattttagaatcaaagtaAACGAGAattttgcatgaatataaatatttggaccaaatcactttgaacttggaaaatagtggaatcttagcctcagtgttcttttaatattgataccaactttatcagtgtttgttataattattagtgagttttctatttagttttgaatttaagtctaaagttatccttcacaagttcgagaatcgaatcactttttaccactatttacaaatcacatcaatttttgaggACCGTCAGAAAAATATTAACTTGGCGAAATTATTAATTGATCGTGGATTAATTTAACGAAGTTCTACTTCATAATTCTGGTTCCGGTTCTCAACCATTTTGTTTCGGTTCCTATTGGTGAGACGAGCGCACAGTGTATGAATAAAGCAGCAAAAGAAGACGATCGCACAGTGTATGAAAGAAGTGGTGCCGTCAACTAAATACAGGATTCATTCCATCCTAATCTTATCCATCTCTCTTACTCTGCTATTCCCTCAAACCTCATCATTTCTCCTCACATGGATTCCCTCACTGTGTTCGGGCTTTCATCTTCCTTGCCAATCCGCAAAACCCCTAAAACCAATACCGTTACCACCTCCGCAACCACATCTCCCCATTCAAAACCTAAATCCTTCCAAACCCACCACCAAAATGTTATAAACCGAAAAACTAAAAGCTCCTCTTCTCTGAAAATTCCATCCACTGTCCGTACATCAAATTCTCTCCAAAACCATCTGCGAGTCTTAGATAAAGCTTCTTCATCATTGATGATTCAGTTATCTCTTGCTTTAGCCACCCCATTATCTTGCTTTGCCTCCGAAACCGAATTAACAATATCTAGTTCCAGTGATAGAATAAGCCTAGAATCAGTACTAGTTTCCATTGATGATTTCAATAATAGAAACCCATTTTTTGTAGCAGGTTGTACTTTCATTTGGCTTGTTGTAATTCCTTTAGCTCAAGAGTATGTTTTTAAGAAGTTTAAGTTCGTTTCAGCCGTTGATGCATTTCGTAAGCTTCGAGACGACCAAAATTCACAACTACTGGACATCAGAGATAATAAAAGTATAAGGGTTCTTGCTTCTCCTAatttgaagattttgagtaagagTGTGATTCAGATTCAGTTCATGGATGGAAAAGAAGAGGGTTTTGTGAAGAAGGTGTTGGAGAATTTTAAAGATCCTGGAAACACTACTTTATATGTTATTGACAAGTAAGTggacctcattctttttatgttTAAAACTGATCAAACACTCAGATGAATTTACGACATCTAGTGAATCTAATTGTTAAGTTCGTTTCCAACTCCAACTTCTTGGCCTGATCTAGTGTCCAAGATCATAATGTTCAACGGGTTCTCGATTTCCATCTGGTCCCTTCTGTGATGAGAGTTTCACTTCATAAATATTTCTCTTTTGCTGTGTAAGGTAGCTTTGATGGTAAATCACTACAAGTAGCAGAGTTGTTAGTTAAGAAGGGCTTCAAAGAAGCTTATGCAATCAAGGGCGGAATCAGAGGCAAAGATGGTTGGCAGGTTAATTTTTTGTTTCCACCATCTCTGACAAAATCTCCGTTCAAATTGGGTTTTGTTTTTCCTTATGTCTGCTACTATTATTATTCAGTCTATCCTATAACAATGTAGTTGTAGCATAAAGAGAGTTTTCAAATTGGTGCAACATTTTGTCCATTTTTTCCGACTGAAATCAAAACACCAGTACATGAGACAGGAGTGGACAATTACAAACTCTAGTCATAGTCATGGTTATAGAAGACACTTGAAAACAACTAAATGATTTCATGCATTGTTTTTGGTTCcacacaggaaatacaagaaaCCCTATTGCCACCATCTGTACATGTTTTTGCCAAAACAGATAATAGGAAGACTAAGGAACAACTTGAGACGAATGATGCACAAGTAAACTGGAAGACTACAACCAATGGCAATAATCCCTCTGTTACAAGTGTCTCTTCCAGCAAAACTGAAGCTGTTGGGGGTAATGGATCAACAGAATCAACTCAACCTACTTCACAAGCAAATCTTAAACAGCAGAAAATGTTGTCACCATACCTGAACGTAAGATGTTGATTTATTCTGATTTTATTGCTCTTGCCTGCCGTAATTTCTTTATCTAGCGTCTCATGGTCGTAGAGACTTTGATTAGGTTAACAAGAGACTTTGAGTAGCTTAACAAGCCATCGTCGTCCCAGAGTCATGTCTGACCTAGTTCCATCTGAGAGGAGTGTTGAAATTCTATCAATATACTATGACAATGTTTAGGTAAGTTTAGGATATAAACCGGCTAATTGAGCTTAAACTAGTATGGAGCTCATTACTCATGAACTCTGCAAATTCTCATTAACTAATTGATTTCGGTTTCTTTCAGTATCCAGATTTGAAGCCACCTTCTTCCCCAGCTCCATCCCAGCCTGTGAGTTAAAGCAATATGAATAACCAAGGAACCTCTCCCAACCGATCATGTCAGAAATTGATCAAAAATAGGGAGGACAAGTAGTAATGCAGTTTGTTTTTCTCCGTCAATACAAGAATAACTATCAAGGCTTGGGGAAACCAGTGATATGGGGCATCTAAATTGAATATCAAAATTGCTTGAGGAACAGATCTCAATTGTAGTGATCAAAAATCAAGGAGTAAAATGATAATATGGTTCAAGTTATTAGCTTACTGTATCAGGCTATCAGAAGTACTGAAACTGTAAACATTCTAAACGAGCATAATAGTAACTCCGTGGAATTTGGTAACCCTGGTTTAAAATAAATAGTGCAAGCTGCATCCCACATCAATCACCAGATTTGGGTAACAAACATGAATTGTTAGGTACACTACTTTTATCACAGTTTTTGTATGCAAATTGAGATTCAAATGTGGGCATAGTAAACAGGCTGCTGCAGAAGATTATATAAACTGTACACAGGTTCAGAAACCTCCACACTTCACAGCTAGGATTTAAGAACTCGTCCATTTTGTACTAGGTATCTGTTTAATAAAAGTTCGGTTTTCTTGTCCAAAAGAAAAAAGATGAGTAGGGCCTTGCTAAACAAGAAATTACCTGACCTGgacagaaaacaaaaaacaagccAATGTAGACACTTAACAGTTAACACTACAAATAATACTTGTCCTGAAATCCACCTGCGCAGGATAGCCCTCACACACGTCCATGATTTTCATTTAGATCTTCTTGCTTTTGTGATACTCATATTGAATCCAGATATTAACTAGCGAGTTCCTGATGCCAATTTCTTGAGGTGCTGAAAGGTACGATGCTTGATCCACTGACGATCGTATGGCAGGTAAGCTTGAATAGACTGTTCGTAGCTGCGATACAAAATGGAGTACAGATTGTTATCATTTCTTGCCTTGGAAAGAACAATTGATCCAAACATCCTTGTGAACAGTATAGAAATATACATTCAGCTGAGAAAATAACATTTCTATTTGTGGTTCTACTTTATGTACTCTCTCTTTATAGTAAGTGAagcaataaaaaataaaatcagcTGGAAGTGTCATAAAGAATAACCAATCAATCTTGTGGGGTTTGTTCATCGCTGTCAAGAGTGAAATGATAAGGTTTAAGTCCTACAGGACAGGAACTGCACAAATAGTGCATGCATGTCGTATATGACAAACCCCCCAACATAATCTCCAAACTCAAGAATCTAACAGAGCAATGCATCTTTCCAGGTCAGCATCACCGCTCTTTGGAATGCCATACTTGTTCCTCCATTGCCAAATAAATCCCAATTCTGTAAGATGGGATGTAGGTCATACTCTTTAGTAGATCAGATCTGATGGAGTACTACCCCAAATGATATGTGCAACATGCATACACCTCTAATGAGGGTACCCTGAATTCCTGTTTCATATACTAACCCCAAAATAAATGATGGGAGAAGAATGAATCAAATTAGATAACAATTCAAACTTACACTAACGCACTCATATCGCCAAGGCCATCAATGTAATTATAGAGATCCGCAATGTCATACGTGATGTCTCTATTCATAGGATCGAGCTCTTTAAGCTTCCGTTCATACAGTCCACAAATACCTTCGAAAACAAAATATCATCAGAAATTTTGATAGAAGTTAGAAACATCGACAAGAAAGAACTCAACGAGTTCTATCAAATTAAAAATATCGATAGGAGTAAACTGTTATTATGGTGTAAAACAAACCAATTGCAAATCACATGGTTGCTTCCAACAATCAAGAACAACCTCATAGTTGAGGACGGTAAATGCATGAGGGACATGACCGGACATAGAACAAAGGTATTATTCAAAGCCGAAGAGCTAAAGGCAATACATTTGGAATTAATGCATAACTCTGAATTAATGCAAGTAGAGAGTTCTACTGAATGTGATCCTGTATTTTGCCATCTACTTCAATCCTGCGGGATTACATTGATGTCGctagttgtttttctttctcagctTTGTGCTTTCCTTTCGCAATTCACCTTACGTTATATTTGCTTTGTTCACATGTCTATACTATCGACCTTATTTCTTTCCTGATGTCCATTATACTTATTTACCCAAGACTATCATCTTCAGTTCTAAGACTGtgcatacttttttttttctcactgtttttttttttttttttttttttttattttcaagacTGTGCATACAATAAGACAATGTAAGAGGTTAACCAATGGAAAAGGACAATAACAAAATAATGATGAACTTATGGACTAAGGACCATAACATACTCTAAAAGATGTATAACTATATGTGCAATTTGGTAATAACCATAGTTTTGCAAAATTCTATCTCTGTGTATTTAAGCAAATATGTAAAATATGATTAGTCCAGTTCCATAAAATTACACCAAGAACATAATAATAAAAGGAAACAAATAAGATACAGGTAACTGCAGCCTTGTCAGCACATGTACAAGTCAAATAAATTTAAACCCCTTTATAAAATCACACGGTATTCAGGACATACGCAGTGTAATTTggtaaaaaaagagaagaaaaaaaagtggaGGTTTGCCCACAGTTTCTGTAAAGTTAGAATGAAATGATCTGAGGGAGTGAGAATAAACTATTCACCCTTAAACATCTAACCCTTCATAGCAGAGCTTAAACTAGTACCTCTTTTACCATTGTTTTTATTGGGCTCAAAAAATTACGATTGATTATATTCGATATATCAAATTACAGCAATTGTATTTACTGGGAAATATAAAAGAATAACCATACCATCTATGGCCTGACTTATAGATTCGTAGTCCATAAAAGTTCTTGTTGCTCGGTTCTGAGATGCTTGCATCAGTATAATGGTGTGTTTGTTATTATTAGCCTGCAGATATGAACACAGTTACTTATTCTTGGACTCCAAAAAAGAAATTCCGTAGGTTGAGCAATACTATTAACTTATTACATCAAAGGCAGGAGAGCCTTAATTTTGTGAAACTGACTGGTTGATAAACAAACGACAGAGTGCGGACTGTTAAGTTTACATAGCTATGTGGATAGATTGCTCACATATTAAGATCAAAAGATTCATCAAATACATAAATAGAGTATAACATTCACATTGTAATTGTCTGTTTCAAACAACATATAATAAAAAATCAACCAAAAGATAAGATGGCTTGAACATAATGCCGTGTATATTCAAGCTATATCAGAGAATGCAGTGTATATCCTCAAGAAAATTGAAGATGCAATATCAGGTGTTCCCTTTGCTTTAGAGAATGCTCTATTTGCCTCACCAGACGATACAACCGAATCTACTGTCAACTCTATGAAATATGTCTTATGTGGCTGATGAGGCCAATTGGCCATTCTTTATGAACATGAACAAGTCGAGTAAATGTAGCTTGGTTCAAAGTCACAGTCTAAAGTccgaattaaaaataaaatccaatattttctaaaataagaaaataatattGAGCAGATTCACATTGAACACGGTTACAAAAATACGCTAGGAtcctaatttttgtataattttctctctcacttaacaTGTTAAGGGTTTTTCACTGTAGACACTACTGAACTGCTACAGTAAGAAACTAACATTCTGAACTTGTCGAAATCAAAGAATCCTATTAACAATCTCTTGAATTTAGTTATTGTTCAAAACTCAAAGTCGATATAGATTTTCCGTTTACCCTAACATGAGACTCGAGTCACAATAAActtaacaaaaccctaattttcaagcATAAACGGGTTTTAGAAGGATAAAATAACATTATACAGAGGAAGAGATTACCATTCAAGAggatttgttgatgttgttgtaggGTTTGTTTGTAAGAGAAAGATGTTATTCAGCACAAGAAATGGGATTTTCTCTGTCGCTCGCTCAAACAAGGTGTAGGCAGGAAAGGGAAAGACCAAAAGGGTAAGGGTCTGTTCTGGTTCTGGACGGAGGCCAGAGGGAGAGCCAAATTAATCAAGGGGGACAGATTTTGGTCATAAGGTCGCCCACTTTTTTTGAACACTAATTTTGGGcatgcctaaaactttcaaggcatacaaaggactagtcctaacttgagtgaccttataaggggtaccctatgggatggttcaattacctatatgcccttaaattctctaaattactactaatttatccctatccctaatacaaaaacctataatcaataaaccaaaatcagtttcatatccctaaccccttcttcttcctcctccacaacagccgaacccttcttcttcctttttttttcatcgtatcatcgcggaaatttagtCGTctattcgtgaaaatttagttgacgattaaactcatctatataatggttcgccgtaagccagtatctcgttctaatcgagcgattgaacaacccattgaagaagaagaagatttagagagtgaagaagaaactcaaaatcaaccacaaaatcaaccggaagaagagattgaagaagaaccaactccacaaatgagaataagaaggttagttttacaaacccatctcgtatttgatgtttttgattggtttgattgatttaattcgtcaaaatcatgtttctgcggcggttacagggtatggttcggcgcaaaacaaatcttagatgtgcgccgagctgttcttgaaactgaaccctgaaagtgcatttgaacggctcggcgtatatctgaaatccgttttgagccgaacttggtgacacagagacttatatttaggatcggcttattcgatggtgttagttttgtgccgaatatgttttgtgaatttcagaaatcttgcatgtgcgtaggatcggcttgtatggtagtattagttttgtgccgaataattgttgtttgaattttagaatttttgcatgtgtataggatcggctcatatggtagtactagttttgtgccgaataaatgtttgaattcataagtctagattcggcttattcgatagtattagggttgcgccgaatatcattgttaaaatttcataaattttactagtgtgtaggatcggcttatttatatgatatcatgttgcgccgaatacatgtttgagttcataatcatagattcggcttattcgacggtatcggttgtgagccgaatatataggatcggctaataattttgcatgtgcgtaggatcggcttgtatggtagtattagttttgtgccgaagaattgttgtttgaatttcagaatttttgcatgtgcttaggatcggcttgtatggttgtattagttttgcgccgaataaaggtttcgattcataagtctagattcggcttattcgatagtattagtgtTGCGCCGaatattattgttaaaatttcataaattttactagtgtgtaggatcggcttatttatatgatatcatgttgcgccgaatacatgtttgagttcataaccaTAGATttggcttattcgacggtatcggttgtgagccgaatatataggatcggctaataattttgcatgtgcgtaggatcggcttgtatggtagtattagttttgtgccgaataattgttgtttgaatttcagaatttttgcgtgtgcttaggatcggcttgtatggttgtattagttttgcgccgaataaaggtttcgattcataagtctagattcggcttattcgatagtattagtgtTGCGCCGaatattattgttaaaatttcataaattttacaagtgtgtaggatcggcttatttatattatatcatgttgcgccgaatacatgtttgagttcataatcatagattcggcttattcgacggtatcggttgtgagccgaatatatgggatcgacttataattgttttgtggtatgagccgatccactctctgtgtaagctaataaaaattccaagacatgattcggctcatatgtgttatttcgggtaagccgagccttcttattttcttacaagtttttggctttccaaatctctttgttgttcgaattagtcttataactttcatacttgtgtcaggaccaatgcagctacaaagaggaagaagatggaggtaacaccttctacttctaaaactcccgatcctagacgaggaggtaagaaaaaattgggagcgggaggtagaggaggaactttagaagaagtaagaattgaaagacaagtaagaattgaaagacaagaagaagaaatagctgaagatgaagaagtttatgataatcaagaagttcatcaagaaacacaaccccaaggaaaacccaagaaagacaagaaaggtaagaaggtggcagaacccgagaaagagaagaacgatgatgatcgacggatcactggtttacacattcctgatgaagatgacgtaattacacctcgatcagatggtttgcctcatggtcttccggaagatggaggaaatgtgttgattggttatgccgattcttgggcgaagagaatttatgagactcctgatcacaaccgtacAGTTATGTGCCCAATTTacagagttcggcttatcctctaatgttagttacacgccgaatcatttgtccttcaggttcggcgcattcgataatcacattatgtgccgaactatgaacatttacaggtttcggcttatacgatatcctcaacaTGTGCCGAAccgcgaacaatattttaacccaaaaattaacaaattcatgttcggcacagacgataatcatattatgtgtcgaaccttgaacataagaggttttggctgatacgatattctccatatgtgccgaaccagtaacaatatttcaacccaaaaattaaaaaattatgttcggcacatacgaatttggatatgtaagacgaattagtaatgattctattccgggctattcaggatgttgttcggcttactatgaaactttcatataagccgaactagtgtctagcaaaagggtgggaattggaaattataggttcggcgcatgcagtaaacagattcactaagccgaaccgttcatcaattggtagattcggctcatagatgtgagccgaacctaaacctgtttcgccgaaccatgattcataatctaagaaatcagccatttaggaatcattggtgtagttgatgtgtattttcctaggttttttagatgatatatgaccctcctcatcctccattggatcaagaattataattttctcactttctccttctctttctctcattcttaaccaaaccaaaactttgatttttttttcctcatatttttcatctaaacaactcttataattttgaaaattatcttaatctctaaacaaaatatttaatcactaatcaagattattaacactaatacgtaaaggacagatttgccattaaaaaaaatttgggttaaggggttatctgattttgctattcaacaaccttttttgtcttcattcagtatgccttgaaagattttggtatgcccaaagtTATGGTTCCTTTTTTTTGCGATACAGTGTAAGATGGGCCCCACCCCTGGATAAGCCCAACACACCTAAACCCGAACTATTCCTAACACTATTTTTACAACACCAGGGGATCAACCCCATGACCTTGCCCTCACAAGGAGGGATAGGAATCCACTGTTTTAAAGCGTGGTTCCTAAGTTGTATATGTTTAAGAGAGTAGATCTAGCGGTGAAGAAGGGTGTGATTCTAAGTTCTATCACTAAGGCTAATTCCTATGAACTAGATTTGACTGTTAAATTAGCCCAAAAAAACAGTTTCCATTAATCTGTGAATTGAGACTCTTCAGAGACAAACTCATGATGAGTTGTTCCTCCAATGACTGAATTTGgtggattaacttcaacaaaaCGAGATACAGAAGCATCGTTATTGAAATTACATATATCATACGCTTTGACAGTGTCAAAAGAAATTGCAGGAATTAAAAAACTATGAGCTTGATCAGTCCGAGAAGTGTGTTACTCGATCTTCACCCTTCTTTTGCCAACAAGTCTGCCACCTTGTTTGCTCTTCTATCTACATGCTGAAATCCTTGAAATGATACCAGTTGGTCTGCTAACAATTTGACTTTATCTAAGATTGAGATGCATTGTCATTGAACCATTTTTTCCTTTCCTTGTAAATACCA is a genomic window of Papaver somniferum cultivar HN1 unplaced genomic scaffold, ASM357369v1 unplaced-scaffold_137, whole genome shotgun sequence containing:
- the LOC113334728 gene encoding enhancer of rudimentary homolog; translated protein: MANNNKHTIILMQASQNRATRTFMDYESISQAIDGICGLYERKLKELDPMNRDITYDIADLYNYIDGLGDMSALVYEQSIQAYLPYDRQWIKHRTFQHLKKLASGTR
- the LOC113334727 gene encoding rhodanese-like domain-containing protein 4A, chloroplastic isoform X1; translated protein: MDSLTVFGLSSSLPIRKTPKTNTVTTSATTSPHSKPKSFQTHHQNVINRKTKSSSSLKIPSTVRTSNSLQNHLRVLDKASSSLMIQLSLALATPLSCFASETELTISSSSDRISLESVLVSIDDFNNRNPFFVAGCTFIWLVVIPLAQEYVFKKFKFVSAVDAFRKLRDDQNSQLLDIRDNKSIRVLASPNLKILSKSVIQIQFMDGKEEGFVKKVLENFKDPGNTTLYVIDNFDGKSLQVAELLVKKGFKEAYAIKGGIRGKDGWQEIQETLLPPSVHVFAKTDNRKTKEQLETNDAQVNWKTTTNGNNPSVTSVSSSKTEAVGGNGSTESTQPTSQANLKQQKMLSPYLNYPDLKPPSSPAPSQPVS
- the LOC113334727 gene encoding protein TIC 62, chloroplastic-like isoform X2; this encodes MLLTSSFDGKSLQVAELLVKKGFKEAYAIKGGIRGKDGWQEIQETLLPPSVHVFAKTDNRKTKEQLETNDAQVNWKTTTNGNNPSVTSVSSSKTEAVGGNGSTESTQPTSQANLKQQKMLSPYLNYPDLKPPSSPAPSQPVS